The following coding sequences are from one Leptolyngbya sp. NIES-3755 window:
- a CDS encoding hypothetical protein (similar to AA sequence:cyanobase_aa:all2070) yields MLKRLNRSGFGLLSRFLQFFRYLNLKLLFTIVRRAAFHRLPGLSAEIAFNAMFALFPAALAVLSAIGLFEISENNFRTLTNQVSQVIPEQAVILTRDALNYLRARSSQSLFSLSFLAAIWVSSSVTGAAMAALDQIYRIPRDRVRPFWQMKLIAIALALGTVLLLVAALLIVVASDIAVQIVAFRSGSFAHILFHLWHQLSLPIALSIVALALGSIYRYGTSRWQHGRPIMPGAILAALLWALLSGLLRFYVSRVTNFNQVYGAIGAVIVLLLWLYFSAFSMLLGGLFNSIVGEAMQKKLKQPRR; encoded by the coding sequence AACTACTGTTCACGATCGTGCGACGGGCAGCGTTCCATCGGCTTCCCGGACTCTCGGCTGAGATTGCCTTCAATGCGATGTTTGCCCTATTTCCAGCAGCATTAGCAGTCTTAAGCGCGATCGGGCTTTTCGAGATTTCAGAAAACAATTTCCGCACGTTAACCAATCAAGTCAGCCAAGTTATTCCAGAACAGGCTGTGATTTTGACGAGAGATGCCCTCAATTATTTGAGAGCCAGAAGCAGTCAGAGTTTATTTTCCCTCAGTTTCCTAGCCGCGATTTGGGTGTCTTCGAGTGTGACCGGGGCAGCAATGGCGGCTTTGGATCAGATTTATCGCATTCCACGCGATCGTGTTCGTCCGTTTTGGCAGATGAAATTAATTGCGATCGCGTTGGCGCTTGGAACCGTTCTATTGCTAGTTGCTGCGCTTTTGATTGTGGTAGCGAGCGATATTGCGGTTCAGATTGTAGCTTTTCGGAGTGGAAGTTTTGCTCACATCCTGTTTCATCTTTGGCATCAATTGAGTTTACCGATCGCTTTATCGATCGTGGCTCTAGCACTCGGTTCCATTTATCGCTATGGAACAAGCCGTTGGCAACACGGTAGACCGATCATGCCTGGAGCAATTTTGGCTGCATTACTGTGGGCGCTCTTATCTGGATTGCTACGGTTTTATGTCTCGCGAGTGACTAACTTCAACCAAGTGTATGGCGCGATTGGGGCTGTGATCGTTTTGCTGTTATGGCTCTACTTCAGTGCATTTTCGATGCTCTTGGGTGGATTGTTTAATTCGATCGTTGGAGAAGCCATGCAGAAGAAATTGAAGCAACCGAGACGATAG
- a CDS encoding hypothetical protein (similar to AA sequence:cyanobase_aa:NIES39_J03150), with product MSNDPISRNSQTDWQRLDAMSDEEIDLSDCPEVTPEQFASSVVRRGLPSAKNKEQVTLRIDSDVLEWFKSRGRGYQTQINTLLRAYMEAHK from the coding sequence ATGAGCAACGATCCTATTTCCAGGAACTCGCAGACTGATTGGCAGCGACTCGACGCAATGAGCGACGAAGAGATTGATCTGTCAGATTGCCCAGAAGTGACACCGGAACAGTTTGCGTCATCGGTGGTGCGACGCGGCTTACCATCCGCTAAGAACAAAGAGCAGGTGACGTTACGGATCGATAGTGATGTGTTGGAGTGGTTCAAGTCACGAGGGCGCGGATATCAAACCCAGATCAACACTTTGCTGAGAGCGTACATGGAAGCGCACAAGTAA
- a CDS encoding hypothetical protein (similar to AA sequence:cyanobase_aa:NIES39_J03160) yields MEFEWDEAKRLANLEKHGIDFIDVPEVFDGDIVTVEDDRYSYGEQRFVTFGLLQGRVVAVVHTDRGELIRIISARKATKNEQRSYFQELAD; encoded by the coding sequence ATGGAGTTTGAATGGGATGAAGCAAAACGTCTTGCGAATCTTGAAAAACATGGCATTGATTTTATCGATGTCCCAGAAGTGTTTGACGGAGATATCGTAACCGTTGAAGACGATCGCTACAGTTATGGGGAGCAGCGCTTTGTCACCTTTGGTTTGTTGCAAGGGCGAGTTGTGGCTGTTGTTCATACCGACCGAGGTGAGTTGATTCGCATTATTTCTGCACGAAAGGCAACCAAAAATGAGCAACGATCCTATTTCCAGGAACTCGCAGACTGA